One window of the Ammospiza nelsoni isolate bAmmNel1 chromosome 2, bAmmNel1.pri, whole genome shotgun sequence genome contains the following:
- the LOC132069677 gene encoding folate receptor gamma-like: MCGVVPGGAASSRGVPGCTAPPSLLPATNTLLRCPSVPSAQPCPLSWLCPLSPSAVPSPIALSPLSPLCPLSPSTVPSLSLSPSSVPSLPALSPLSQPVPGMAVALAVALAVALAVALVPLAAEAGKDPLLNVCMDAKHHKSQPGPEGKLYQQCSPWKDNACCTANTSLEAHKDQSYLYNFNWNHCGVMPPQCKRHFIQDTCLYECSPNLGPWIQQADSSWRKERILHVPLCREDCEEWWQDCRDALTCKENWHKGWNWATGTNRCPWGSECRPFHQVFPRPQDLCEKIWSGSFRLSPERRGSGRCIQMWFDPARGNPNAAVARYYAGITGSSPEQEGRRSSPGQEGTLPPQSHGTARALPCPGLPLLPLLLPLLPLLLPLLLPLLPLLPLLLPLLPLLLPLLLPLLPLLPLLLPPALGGSQRGGSP; the protein is encoded by the exons ATGTGCGGTGTTgtccctggaggagctgccagctcccgGGGAGTGCCCGGCTGCACAGCACCTCCCTCGCTGCTGCCCGCGACAAACACACTCCTGCGCTGTCCCTCTgttccctctgcccagccctgtcccctctcctggctctgtcccctctctcccagcgctgtcccctctcccatagctctctcccctctgtcccctctctgtcccctctctcccagcactgtcccctctctgtccctgtcccccagctctgtcccctctctcccAGCGCTGTCCCCTCTGTCGCAGCCCGTTCCCGGGATGGCAGTGGCGCTGGCGGTGGCGCTGGCGGTGGCACTGGCGGTGGCACTGGTGCCGCTGGCAGCCGAGGCGGGCAAGGACCCTCTGCTGAACGTGTGCATGGATGCCAAGCACCACAAGAGCCAGCCGGGCCCCGAGGGCAAGCTCTACCAGCAG tgctccCCCTGGAAGGACAACGCCTGCTGCACGGCCAACACCAGCCTGGAGGCACACAAGGACCAGTCCTACCTCTACAACTTCAACTGGAACCACTGCGGGGTGATGCCCCCCCAGTGCAAGCGCCACTTCATCCAGGACACGTGCCTGTACGAGTGCTCCCCCAACCTGGGGCCCTGGATCCAGCAG gctgacagcagctggaggaaggagaggatCCTGCACGTgcccctgtgcagggaggacTGCGAGGAGTGGTGGCAGGACTGCAGGGACGCCCTCACCTGCAAGGAGAACTGGCACAAGGGCTGGAACTGGGCCACAG GAACCAACCGCTGTCCCTGGGGCTCCGAGTGCCGGCCCTTCCACCAGGTGTTCCCGCGGCCCCAGGACCTGTGTGAGAAGATCTGGTCCGGCTCCTTCAGGCTCAGCCCCGAGCGCCGGGGCAGCGGCCGCTGCATCCAGATGTGGTTCGACCCCGCCCGGGGCAACCCCAACGCGGCCGTGGCCCGCTACTACGCCGGGATAACGGGATCCTCCCCCGAACAGGAGGGCAGGAGATCCTCCCCGGGCCAGGAGGGCACCCTGCCGCCCCAGAGCCACGGCACCGCgcgggccctgccctgccccgggctgcccctgctgcccctgctgctgcccctgctgcccctgctgctgcccctgctgctgcccctgctgcccctgctgcccctgctgctgcccctgctgcccctgctgctgcccctgctgctgcccctgctgcccctgctgcccctgctgctgcccccggCGCTGGGGGGCTCCCAGCGAGGGGGCTCCCCGTGA
- the RPS11 gene encoding small ribosomal subunit protein uS17 — translation MADTQTERAYQKQPTIFQNKKRVLLGEGGKEKLPRYYRNVGLGFKTPKEAIEGTYIDKKCPFTGNVSIRGRILSGVVTKMKMQRTIVIRRDYLHYIRKYNRFEKRHKNMSVHLSPCFRDVQIGDIVTVGECRPLSKTVRFNVLKVTKAAGTKKQFQKF, via the exons ATGGCGGACACGCAG ACGGAACGCGCCTACCAGAAGCAGCCGACGATCTTCCAGAACAAGAAGCGCGTGCTTCTGGGTGAGGGCGGCAAGGAGAAGTTGCCCCGCTACTACCGCAATGTGGGGCTGGGCTTCAAGACCCCCAAGGAG GCCATCGAGGGCACCTACATCGACAAAAAGTGTCCCTTCACGGGCAACGTCTCCATCCGGGGCCGCATTCTCTCAG GTGTGGTGACCAAGATGAAGATGCAGCGCACCATCGTCATCCGCCGCGATTACCTGCACTACATCCGCAAGTACAACCGCTTCGAGAAGCGCCACAAGAACATGTCCGTGCACCTGTCCCCCTGCTTCAG GGACGTGCAGATCGGGGACATCGTGACGGTGGGCGAGTGCCGCCCCCTCAGCAAGACCGTGCGCTTCAACGTGCTCAAGGTGACCAAGGCTGCCGGCACCAAGAAACAGTTCCAGAAGTTCTGA
- the LOC132087627 gene encoding olfactory receptor 52B2-like, protein MYELNESSFDPITFVLTGIPGMEESHIWISVPFCLMYLTAVLSNLLLLFLIATDRSLHEPMYLFLAMLALSDLLLSTATVPKMLAIFWFGAREISFDACMAQMFFTHFSFIVESSVLLAMAFDRYVAVCAPLRYGALLTPSAIAKVAAAAVARGLCIMCPPIFLLKRLPYCGHNVMPHTYCEHMGVARLACADIRANVWYGLTTALLSSGLDVVLIAASYALILRAVFRLPTREARRKALGTCGSHLCVILMFYVPAFFSFLTHRFGRHVPGQVHILLANLYVVVPPMLNPIVYGVRTRQIRERVARLLCPAGTGCACPAWGHGC, encoded by the coding sequence ATGTACGAGCTCAACGAGAGCAGCTTCGACCCCATCACCTTCGTGCTGACGGGCATCCCGGGCATGGAGGAGTCCCACATCTGGATCTCCGTGCCCTTCTGCCTGATGTACCTCACCGCCGTGCTCAGcaacctgctgctcctcttcctcatcgCCACGGACCGCAGCCTGCACGAGCCCATGTACCTGTTCCTGGCCATGCTGGCCCTCTCGGACCTGCTGCTGTCCACCGCCACCGTGCCCAAGATGCTGGCCATCTTCTGGTTCGGCGCCAGGGAGATCTCCTTCGATGCCTGCATGGCGCAGATGTTCTTCACGCACTTCAGCTTCATCGTGGAGTCCTCGGTGCTGCTGGCCATGGCCTTCGACCGCTACGTGGCCGTGTGCGCCCCGCTGCGCTACGGGGCCCTGCTGACGCCCTCGGCCATCGCCAAGGTGGCGGCGGCCGCTGTGGCCCGCGGGCTGTGCATCATGTGCCCGCCCATCTTCCTGCTGAAGCGCCTGCCCTACTGCGGGCACAACGTCATGCCCCACACCTACTGCGAGCACATGGGTGTCGCGCGCCTGGCCTGCGCCGACATCCGCGCCAACGTCTGGTACGGGCTCACCACGGCGCTGCTCTCCTCGGGCCTGGACGTGGTGCTCATCGCCGCCTCCTACGCGCTCATCCTCCGCGCCGTGTTCCGCCTGCCCACCCGCGAGGCGCGCCGCAAAGCCCTCGGCACCTGCGGCTCCCACCTCTGCGTCATCCTCATGTTCTACGTGCCcgccttcttctccttcctgaCGCACCGCTTCGGCCGCCACGTGCCCGGGCAGGTGCACATCCTGCTGGCCAACCTCTACGTGGTGGTGCCGCCCATGCTCAACCCCATCGTCTACGGCGTGAGGACGCGGCAGATCCGCGAGCGCGTGGCCCGCCTGCTGTGCCCCGCGGGGACGGGCTGCGCCTGCCCCGCCTGGGGGCACGGCTGCTGA